A genomic region of Streptosporangium lutulentum contains the following coding sequences:
- a CDS encoding recombinase family protein, whose protein sequence is MWTLTEQHDVDGPIVYGYLRLHRSTPERHAALTVALAQYCEQHELQLCGIFTDRGAASSDDPAFAGLLDVLLLSGAYGVVLPTAHHLGEKPVAARRREQLNAIGARLLVVRGALRTTRSSAGRPVVTLTRAVPHDQLEPARQGPHDD, encoded by the coding sequence TTGTGGACACTCACCGAACAACACGATGTGGACGGCCCGATCGTCTACGGGTACCTGCGGCTGCATCGTTCGACGCCCGAGCGGCACGCCGCCCTGACGGTAGCCCTCGCCCAATACTGCGAGCAGCACGAACTGCAGCTCTGCGGCATCTTCACCGATCGAGGGGCCGCGTCATCGGACGACCCGGCCTTCGCCGGCCTCCTGGACGTCCTTCTCCTGTCCGGCGCCTACGGGGTGGTTCTGCCCACTGCGCACCACCTGGGCGAGAAGCCCGTCGCGGCTCGGCGGCGGGAACAGCTGAACGCGATTGGGGCGCGGCTGCTGGTCGTGCGGGGAGCCCTCCGTACCACTCGCTCTTCCGCCGGCCGACCGGTCGTGACTCTGACCCGCGCCGTTCCCCATGACCAACTCGAACCAGCTCGCCAAGGACCCCATGATGATTGA
- a CDS encoding YdcF family protein: MSIKQQQVITDKQWQHAHTIWDYHQMHHDLIRCDVAIGLGSHDLGVARAAVDLHRAGWFPLLVFSGATSPTTAARFPQGEAVHYREHALDLGMSDEAILLEPNATNTGQNIALSRQVLADSGIQPGSVLLISKPYMERRAYATARKVWPEVEVVCASEPLELDDYVSSIGDPKLVIDMLVGDLQRVIEYPKLGYAIEQPVPGEVHDAYQALLRAGFDSRLLTP; encoded by the coding sequence GTGAGCATCAAGCAGCAGCAGGTCATCACCGACAAGCAATGGCAGCACGCCCACACCATCTGGGACTACCACCAGATGCACCACGACCTGATCCGGTGTGACGTGGCCATCGGCCTGGGCAGCCACGATCTGGGGGTGGCACGCGCGGCGGTCGACCTGCACCGCGCCGGCTGGTTCCCGCTGCTCGTCTTCTCCGGCGCCACCAGCCCCACCACCGCGGCGCGCTTCCCCCAAGGCGAGGCCGTCCACTACCGCGAGCACGCGCTCGACCTCGGCATGTCCGACGAGGCGATTCTGCTGGAGCCGAACGCCACCAACACCGGCCAGAACATCGCACTGTCCCGCCAGGTGCTGGCCGATTCGGGTATTCAGCCCGGTTCGGTGCTCCTGATCTCCAAGCCGTACATGGAGCGCCGGGCCTACGCCACGGCACGAAAGGTATGGCCCGAGGTCGAGGTGGTATGCGCCTCTGAGCCGCTTGAGCTGGATGACTACGTCAGCTCGATCGGTGATCCGAAGTTGGTCATCGACATGCTCGTCGGCGACCTCCAGCGCGTGATCGAATACCCCAAGCTCGGCTACGCCATCGAGCAGCCCGTCCCAGGAGAGGTCCATGACGCCTACCAGGCTCTTCTCCGCGCCGGATTCGACAGCAGGCTCCTTACGCCCTGA
- a CDS encoding WbqC family protein produces MTPTRLFSAPDSTAGSLRPDLPYGEVCAIHQPNLFPRLVTLAKLFTADYWIVLDDVQFARRDYQHRARLASLDGSWQPQWLSISTHLPYGRSTSIRGARLADPTRCRRRVAQLLADHYRHSAYWPPFKRRLESVLTAFESTDRLADVTELSTRLLLEEVGWRGQILHSSDLLAPGERSQRLADLAWLTGATTYLCGTGGMRYLDPAAFRVHSIEVLPFQARGSGIWASAREVSAVYALMLVGSGALGRELEALRGRVLEDDPRSGA; encoded by the coding sequence ATGACGCCTACCAGGCTCTTCTCCGCGCCGGATTCGACAGCAGGCTCCTTACGCCCTGACCTGCCGTACGGCGAGGTGTGCGCCATCCACCAGCCCAACCTCTTCCCCCGGCTGGTGACGCTGGCCAAGCTGTTCACCGCCGACTACTGGATCGTCCTGGACGACGTGCAGTTCGCACGCAGGGACTACCAGCACCGCGCGCGCCTTGCCTCACTCGACGGCTCGTGGCAGCCGCAATGGCTCTCCATTTCCACCCATCTGCCATACGGCCGCTCCACCTCCATCCGCGGAGCGCGCCTGGCCGATCCCACCCGCTGCCGGCGCCGTGTCGCCCAGCTCCTCGCTGACCACTACCGGCACAGTGCTTACTGGCCGCCGTTCAAGAGGCGGCTCGAATCCGTACTCACCGCTTTCGAGAGCACGGATCGACTGGCGGACGTGACGGAGCTGTCGACGCGCCTGCTGCTGGAGGAGGTCGGGTGGCGGGGGCAGATCCTGCACAGCAGCGATCTGCTCGCACCCGGTGAACGCTCGCAACGCCTGGCCGACCTGGCCTGGCTGACAGGTGCCACGACCTACCTGTGCGGGACCGGGGGCATGCGATACCTGGACCCGGCCGCTTTCCGGGTCCACTCGATCGAGGTCCTCCCGTTCCAGGCCCGCGGATCGGGCATATGGGCATCCGCCCGGGAGGTGAGCGCGGTATACGCCCTGATGCTCGTCGGGTCGGGCGCTCTGGGGCGGGAACTGGAGGCCCTACGCGGACGAGTTCTTGAGGACGATCCCCGATCTGGTGCCTAG